A single genomic interval of Lacrimispora sphenoides JCM 1415 harbors:
- a CDS encoding flagellar FlbD family protein produces MICLTRLNDEEFVINCNQIERIETIPESNVIMVNGKHYVVKESVDEIIDRVIEFHAQIYARAQKKNV; encoded by the coding sequence ATGATTTGTCTTACAAGGCTGAATGATGAGGAATTTGTAATCAATTGCAATCAGATTGAGCGGATTGAAACCATACCGGAGTCAAATGTAATAATGGTTAATGGAAAACATTATGTGGTAAAAGAAAGTGTTGATGAGATCATTGACCGGGTGATTGAATTCCACGCTCAAATATATGCGCGTGCGCAGAAAAAGAACGTTTAA
- a CDS encoding flagellar hook-basal body complex protein produces MVKSMFAGVAGLRTHQAKMDVIGNNIANVNTWGFKAGTMSFKDTMYMNTSSSSKGSTAAGGYGGTNANQVGYGVTTGSITYDFSMGSPSPSSRGLDCYIDGTGFYIVGPMVGDGEGFSLEDSDVISSKGLSLSRVGQFTVDNQGYLVDDSGNYVYGFSNSSSDLSSSDSFDTTSLKPLRIPMESDMATIGNKTAAEKVNEARKALEEARANLSKLNLDLGKAREEYIAADKAYGDKSTSLDIKTLTTNRDDAKTAMEKAYAEWLDGKNDPAHSDDLKNAYDTARTVYEKAVYKLIEGQAELRAPKALADNASKMPGVWDAYEAALATYNASGTTTDKEALDAARKALDELQAALSKIEPDSLEGKRDTANQAVKKAEAMVKTAENGVTNAEKTLETAQKDSTSTEVGNAGANDELARLTNYAVQQDGTLVGSSENGATVIIGKIALAGVQNVNGLEKTTGYYYVPGSNAGNISIYEAGGVQGRIMGNYLEMAKVDLATEMTDMITTQRGFQANSKIITVTDQMLEELVNIKR; encoded by the coding sequence CAATGTTTGCCGGTGTGGCAGGTCTTAGGACTCACCAGGCCAAAATGGATGTTATCGGTAATAATATAGCTAACGTGAATACATGGGGATTTAAGGCGGGCACTATGTCCTTTAAAGATACTATGTACATGAACACGTCATCTAGCTCAAAAGGCAGTACAGCTGCCGGCGGCTATGGAGGAACCAACGCCAATCAGGTAGGATATGGTGTAACTACCGGAAGCATCACATATGATTTCTCAATGGGAAGCCCGTCGCCTTCTTCCAGAGGGCTTGACTGCTATATTGACGGTACAGGATTTTATATTGTAGGTCCAATGGTTGGAGACGGAGAGGGTTTTTCCCTTGAGGATTCAGATGTCATTTCCTCCAAAGGTCTGTCTCTTTCCAGAGTAGGGCAATTTACTGTGGATAATCAGGGTTATCTGGTTGATGATTCAGGAAATTATGTATATGGATTTTCAAATAGCAGCAGCGATTTATCCAGCAGCGATAGTTTTGATACCACATCATTAAAACCACTGAGGATTCCCATGGAATCAGATATGGCAACGATAGGTAATAAGACTGCAGCGGAGAAGGTAAATGAGGCAAGAAAAGCTCTTGAGGAAGCACGAGCAAACTTAAGCAAATTGAATTTGGATTTGGGAAAAGCAAGAGAAGAATATATTGCGGCAGATAAGGCGTATGGGGATAAGAGTACATCGCTGGATATTAAAACATTAACGACAAATCGTGATGATGCTAAGACAGCCATGGAAAAGGCTTATGCGGAATGGCTTGATGGTAAAAATGATCCGGCACATTCTGATGATCTGAAGAATGCTTATGACACGGCAAGAACGGTTTATGAAAAAGCAGTATATAAACTGATTGAAGGCCAGGCGGAACTACGCGCACCAAAGGCACTGGCGGATAATGCTTCAAAGATGCCTGGCGTTTGGGATGCCTATGAAGCAGCTCTTGCTACTTATAATGCCAGCGGTACAACAACAGATAAGGAAGCATTGGATGCGGCAAGAAAAGCGTTGGATGAACTTCAGGCGGCTTTAAGCAAAATTGAACCTGATTCTCTTGAGGGCAAACGGGACACCGCCAACCAGGCTGTAAAGAAGGCTGAAGCAATGGTGAAAACAGCCGAAAATGGAGTAACAAATGCCGAAAAGACTCTTGAAACAGCTCAGAAAGATTCTACCAGTACGGAGGTGGGCAATGCTGGTGCAAATGATGAGCTTGCCAGGCTGACCAACTATGCAGTCCAGCAGGACGGTACCTTAGTCGGTAGTTCCGAGAATGGCGCTACAGTTATCATCGGTAAGATTGCCTTAGCAGGTGTTCAGAATGTCAACGGTCTGGAAAAAACAACAGGCTATTATTATGTCCCAGGCAGTAACGCTGGCAACATAAGCATTTATGAAGCCGGTGGCGTCCAGGGCCGAATCATGGGAAATTATCTGGAAATGGCAAAGGTGGACCTTGCGACTGAGATGACAGATATGATCACTACACAGAGAGGATTCCAGGCCAACTCTAAAATCATTACAGTTACAGATCAGATGCTTGAAGAACTGGTTAATATTAAGCGGTAA